One stretch of Miscanthus floridulus cultivar M001 chromosome 18, ASM1932011v1, whole genome shotgun sequence DNA includes these proteins:
- the LOC136521266 gene encoding probable cadmium/zinc-transporting ATPase HMA1, chloroplastic isoform X3, with protein MQFLSASASVSSPVTPSAHLLRLSRPPPFPHLRRRCSPPRPLALTPRPPLLIASRPSLLFTPRAHGGHGHGDGHHHHHHQHGHDHHHHHGHGHGRHEVDVHGGGGGAAVMRVARAIGWADVADALREHLQACCISLGLLLIAAACPHVALLNSVGRLQAALIAVAFPLVGVSAALDALVNIADGRINIHVLMALAAFASIFMGNALEGGLLLAMFNLAHIAEEYFTSKSMFDVRELKENHPEFALLLETSGEEPVQFSNLSYTKVPVHDLEVGSHILVRAGEAVPVDGEVYQGSSTVTIEHLTGETKPLERTVGDAIPGGARNLEGMMIVKVTKSWEDSTLNRIVQLTEEGQLNKPKLQRWLDEFGEYYSRVVVALSLGVALLGPLLFKWPFFGNSVCRGSIYRGLGLMVAASPCALAVAPLAYATAISSLASKGILLKGGHVLDALSSCQSIAFDKTGTLTTGKLMCKAIEPIHGHLGVKNGHSNPSCCTPNCESEALAVAAAMEKGTTHPIGRAVLDHSVGKELPVVAVESFECLPGRGVAATLSGVKVRQNENELSEASIGSVDYISSLYRSNGESEQIRAAAKSSAYGPEFVQAALSVDKKVTLFHFEDEPRSGVCEVISTLREKAKLRIMMLTGDHESSAHRVAKSVCIEEVHFSLKPEDKLNKVKAVSREGGGGLIMVGDGINDAPALAAATVGMVLAQRASATAVAVADVLLLQDNICGVPFCIAKAHQTTSLVKQSVALALTCIVFAALPSVLGFLPLWLTVLLHEGGTLLVCLNSIRALNAPTWSLVDDIRQLVDGLRNYLSSKFNSSSSNYVANTVPL; from the exons ATGCAATTCCTCAGCGCCTCCGCCTCAGTCTCCTCGCCGGTGACGCCGTCGGCGCACCTCCTCCGCCTCTCGCGGCCCCCGCCGTTCCCGCacctccgccgccgctgctccccgCCCAGACCCCTCGCGCTGACGCCCCGACCGCCGCTCCTCATCGCCTCGCGCCCGTCCCTGCTCTTCACCCCACGCGCGCAcggcggccacggccacggcgacggccaccaccaccatcaccatcagcacggccatgaccaccatcaccaccacggccacggccatggtCGCCACGAGGTGGACGTGCACGGGGGAGGCGGGGGCGCGGCGGTCATGCGGGTGGCGCGGGCGATCGGCTGGGCCGACGTCGCCGACGCGCTGCGGGAGCACCTCCAGGCCTGCTGCATCTccctcggcctcctcctcatcgccGCTGCCTGCCCGCACGTCGCGCTGCTCAACTCAGTCGGTCGCCTGCAGGCCGCGCTCATCGCCGTCGCCTTCCCTCTCGTCGGG GTGTCTGCAGCGCTTGATGCTCTTGTAAATATTGCCGACGGTAGAATAAATATCCATGTTCTCATGGCTCTTGCAGCATTTGCTTCTATATTTATGGGAAATGCATTGGAGGGTGGCCTGCTTCTTGCAATGTTTAACTTGGCTCATATTG CTGAAGAGTATTTTACAAGTAAGTCAATGTTTGACGTGAGGGAACTGAAGGAAAATCACCCGGAATTTGCTCTGCTGTTAGAAACAAGTGGAGAAGAACCTGTACAGTTTTCAAATCTAAGTTACACCAAGGTTCCTGTGCATGATCTTGAAGTGGGTTCTCATATCTTGGTTAGAGCTGGCGAG GCGGTGCCTGTTGATGGTGAAGTCTACCAAGGTTCATCAACTGTCACAATTGAACACCTAACTGGTGAAACAAAACCTTTAGAAAGGACAGTTGGAGATGCCATACCAGGTGGCGCCAGGAACTTGGAAGGAATGATGATTGTAAAG GTGACCAAGTCATGGGAGGATTCAACGCTCAACAGAATTGTCCAATTGACTGAAGAGGGCCAGCTAAACAAGCCAAAGTTGCAAAGATGGCTTGATGAGTTTGGAGAGTACTATAGCAGAGTTGTGGTAGCCCTTTCTTTGGGTGTTGCACTTTTGGGACCATTACTTTTTAAGTGGCCTTTTTTTGGTAACTCAG TCTGTAGGGGTTCAATTTACCGTGGTTTAGGACTTATGGTGGCTGCATCTCCCTGTGCATTGGCTGTAGCTCCATTGGCATATGCAACTGCAATCAGTTCTCTTGCTAGTAAG GGAATTTTGTTGAAAGGTGGTCATGTCTTGGATGCTCTTTCGTCTTGTCAGTCTATTGCTTTTGATAAGACAGGCACATTAACAACTGGGAAGCTTATGTGCAAAGCAATCGAGCCTATCCATGGACATTTGGGTGTGAAAAATGGTCATAGTAATCCTTCTTGCTGCACTCCAAACTGTGAAAGTGAGGCACTAGCTGTTGCTGCAGCCATGGAGAAAGGAACAACACATCCTATCGGAAG GGCTGTTTTAGACCACTCTGTTGGAAAGGAGCTTCCAGTGGTTGCTGTAGAAAGTTTTGAATGCCTACCTGGTAGGGGAGTTGCTGCTACTTTGAGTGGGGTGAAG GTAAGACAAAATGAAAATGAGCTATCCGAGGCATCTATCGGTTCTGTGGACTATATTTCTTCACTATATAGATCCAATGGTGAATCAGAGCAAATAAGAGCAGCAGCAAAAAGTTCTGCATATGGGCCTGAATTTGTCCAAGCTGCTCTATCTGTTGACAAAAAA GTAACTCTTTTTCACTTTGAGGATGAACCCCGCTCTGGTGTTTGTGAAGTTATATCTACCTTAAGAGAGAAAGCTAAACTTCGCATTATGATGCTTACTGGAGACCATGAATCAAGTGCCCATAGAGTTGCTAAATCTGTTTGTATTGAAGAAGTCCACTTCTCTTTAAAGCCAGAGGATAAATTAAATAAAGTAAAAGCAGTTTCAAGGGAAGGAG GTGGAGGTTTAATAATGGTTGGTGATGGTATAAATGATGCACCAGCTCTTGCAGCCGCAACAGTTGGAATGGTTCTAGCCCAACGTGCCAGTGCAACTGCAGTGGCTGTTGCAGATGTTCTGTTGTTGCAGGATAATATTTGCGGGGTGCCATTTTGCATTGCTAAGGCTCATCAAACAACTTCATTG GTCAAACAAAGTGTAGCTCTGGCCTTAACTTGTATTGTTTTTGCTGCGCTTCCTTCTGTCCTGGGATTTCTTCCTCTTTGGTTGACT GTACTTCTTCATGAAGGAGGAACCCTTCTAGTGTGCTTGAACTCGATACGAGCCCTGAACGCTCCGACATGGTCCTTGGTAGATGACATCCGGCAGCTCGTTGATGGCTTGAGGAATTATTTATCATCCAAGTTCAACAGCTCTTCCTCAAACTACGTCGCAAACACTGTACCCTTGTAG
- the LOC136521266 gene encoding probable cadmium/zinc-transporting ATPase HMA1, chloroplastic isoform X1, giving the protein MQFLSASASVSSPVTPSAHLLRLSRPPPFPHLRRRCSPPRPLALTPRPPLLIASRPSLLFTPRAHGGHGHGDGHHHHHHQHGHDHHHHHGHGHGRHEVDVHGGGGGAAVMRVARAIGWADVADALREHLQACCISLGLLLIAAACPHVALLNSVGRLQAALIAVAFPLVGVSAALDALVNIADGRINIHVLMALAAFASIFMGNALEGGLLLAMFNLAHIAEEYFTSKSMFDVRELKENHPEFALLLETSGEEPVQFSNLSYTKVPVHDLEVGSHILVRAGEAVPVDGEVYQGSSTVTIEHLTGETKPLERTVGDAIPGGARNLEGMMIVKVTKSWEDSTLNRIVQLTEEGQLNKPKLQRWLDEFGEYYSRVVVALSLGVALLGPLLFKWPFFGNSGLMVAASPCALAVAPLAYATAISSLASKGILLKGGHVLDALSSCQSIAFDKTGTLTTGKLMCKAIEPIHGHLGVKNGHSNPSCCTPNCESEALAVAAAMEKGTTHPIGRAVLDHSVGKELPVVAVESFECLPGRGVAATLSGVKVRQNENELSEASIGSVDYISSLYRSNGESEQIRAAAKSSAYGPEFVQAALSVDKKVTLFHFEDEPRSGVCEVISTLREKAKLRIMMLTGDHESSAHRVAKSVCIEEVHFSLKPEDKLNKVKAVSREGGGGLIMVGDGINDAPALAAATVGMVLAQRASATAVAVADVLLLQDNICGVPFCIAKAHQTTSLVKQSVALALTCIVFAALPSVLGFLPLWLTVLLHEGGTLLVCLNSIRALNAPTWSLVDDIRQLVDGLRNYLSSKFNSSSSNYVANTVPL; this is encoded by the exons ATGCAATTCCTCAGCGCCTCCGCCTCAGTCTCCTCGCCGGTGACGCCGTCGGCGCACCTCCTCCGCCTCTCGCGGCCCCCGCCGTTCCCGCacctccgccgccgctgctccccgCCCAGACCCCTCGCGCTGACGCCCCGACCGCCGCTCCTCATCGCCTCGCGCCCGTCCCTGCTCTTCACCCCACGCGCGCAcggcggccacggccacggcgacggccaccaccaccatcaccatcagcacggccatgaccaccatcaccaccacggccacggccatggtCGCCACGAGGTGGACGTGCACGGGGGAGGCGGGGGCGCGGCGGTCATGCGGGTGGCGCGGGCGATCGGCTGGGCCGACGTCGCCGACGCGCTGCGGGAGCACCTCCAGGCCTGCTGCATCTccctcggcctcctcctcatcgccGCTGCCTGCCCGCACGTCGCGCTGCTCAACTCAGTCGGTCGCCTGCAGGCCGCGCTCATCGCCGTCGCCTTCCCTCTCGTCGGG GTGTCTGCAGCGCTTGATGCTCTTGTAAATATTGCCGACGGTAGAATAAATATCCATGTTCTCATGGCTCTTGCAGCATTTGCTTCTATATTTATGGGAAATGCATTGGAGGGTGGCCTGCTTCTTGCAATGTTTAACTTGGCTCATATTG CTGAAGAGTATTTTACAAGTAAGTCAATGTTTGACGTGAGGGAACTGAAGGAAAATCACCCGGAATTTGCTCTGCTGTTAGAAACAAGTGGAGAAGAACCTGTACAGTTTTCAAATCTAAGTTACACCAAGGTTCCTGTGCATGATCTTGAAGTGGGTTCTCATATCTTGGTTAGAGCTGGCGAG GCGGTGCCTGTTGATGGTGAAGTCTACCAAGGTTCATCAACTGTCACAATTGAACACCTAACTGGTGAAACAAAACCTTTAGAAAGGACAGTTGGAGATGCCATACCAGGTGGCGCCAGGAACTTGGAAGGAATGATGATTGTAAAG GTGACCAAGTCATGGGAGGATTCAACGCTCAACAGAATTGTCCAATTGACTGAAGAGGGCCAGCTAAACAAGCCAAAGTTGCAAAGATGGCTTGATGAGTTTGGAGAGTACTATAGCAGAGTTGTGGTAGCCCTTTCTTTGGGTGTTGCACTTTTGGGACCATTACTTTTTAAGTGGCCTTTTTTTGGTAACTCAG GACTTATGGTGGCTGCATCTCCCTGTGCATTGGCTGTAGCTCCATTGGCATATGCAACTGCAATCAGTTCTCTTGCTAGTAAG GGAATTTTGTTGAAAGGTGGTCATGTCTTGGATGCTCTTTCGTCTTGTCAGTCTATTGCTTTTGATAAGACAGGCACATTAACAACTGGGAAGCTTATGTGCAAAGCAATCGAGCCTATCCATGGACATTTGGGTGTGAAAAATGGTCATAGTAATCCTTCTTGCTGCACTCCAAACTGTGAAAGTGAGGCACTAGCTGTTGCTGCAGCCATGGAGAAAGGAACAACACATCCTATCGGAAG GGCTGTTTTAGACCACTCTGTTGGAAAGGAGCTTCCAGTGGTTGCTGTAGAAAGTTTTGAATGCCTACCTGGTAGGGGAGTTGCTGCTACTTTGAGTGGGGTGAAG GTAAGACAAAATGAAAATGAGCTATCCGAGGCATCTATCGGTTCTGTGGACTATATTTCTTCACTATATAGATCCAATGGTGAATCAGAGCAAATAAGAGCAGCAGCAAAAAGTTCTGCATATGGGCCTGAATTTGTCCAAGCTGCTCTATCTGTTGACAAAAAA GTAACTCTTTTTCACTTTGAGGATGAACCCCGCTCTGGTGTTTGTGAAGTTATATCTACCTTAAGAGAGAAAGCTAAACTTCGCATTATGATGCTTACTGGAGACCATGAATCAAGTGCCCATAGAGTTGCTAAATCTGTTTGTATTGAAGAAGTCCACTTCTCTTTAAAGCCAGAGGATAAATTAAATAAAGTAAAAGCAGTTTCAAGGGAAGGAG GTGGAGGTTTAATAATGGTTGGTGATGGTATAAATGATGCACCAGCTCTTGCAGCCGCAACAGTTGGAATGGTTCTAGCCCAACGTGCCAGTGCAACTGCAGTGGCTGTTGCAGATGTTCTGTTGTTGCAGGATAATATTTGCGGGGTGCCATTTTGCATTGCTAAGGCTCATCAAACAACTTCATTG GTCAAACAAAGTGTAGCTCTGGCCTTAACTTGTATTGTTTTTGCTGCGCTTCCTTCTGTCCTGGGATTTCTTCCTCTTTGGTTGACT GTACTTCTTCATGAAGGAGGAACCCTTCTAGTGTGCTTGAACTCGATACGAGCCCTGAACGCTCCGACATGGTCCTTGGTAGATGACATCCGGCAGCTCGTTGATGGCTTGAGGAATTATTTATCATCCAAGTTCAACAGCTCTTCCTCAAACTACGTCGCAAACACTGTACCCTTGTAG
- the LOC136524503 gene encoding uncharacterized protein, giving the protein MEGEGSADVVFHNEDAGPSDVQVHNDDPAAADVQVQNDDEGAPHDSGVDNEEGGAPSEDDEASNLIKSLIRGEIRGEIGDEDEPNEQAKVFFKLLQEAKKELYPGCEDGTKISFIVELFQEYEKLDICPKCKASRWKIDDRGDGHVNDGHDKKRRRVPVKILRYFPLTPRLHRLYMSESTSSEMRWHEEGRIDDGKLRHPADSRAWKHVDNMFPRFKEARNVRLGLASDGFNPFGMQNVTYSCWPVILIPYNLPPWLYEKQSYWIMSMLIPGKKTPGMNIDVYLRPLIDELKALWNTGVNCRDVKAKENFTLRAMLLWTINDFPAYAMLSGWSTKGKFACPYCHKDTDYLWLKHGKKFCYMGHRRFLPLDHPWRMNKMSFNNEEETREAPVPLSGQDVLDQYATFHPTGFGKDISKKRKRDEDARWHNWRKKSIFFELPYWSSLLIRHNLDVMHIEKNICESILGTLLEIEGKCKDSENARLDMEHLGIRQDQHPVIDDDTYTLPAALYSLDKDDKRILCQFLQGVKMPDGFCSNLKRCVDDKTCKVSGLKTHDYHIILQKLLPLVIRRILPEDVARPLIELSRFFSALCSNELVPADLDKLDSSIKETLCQLEMLKRLN; this is encoded by the exons ATGGAAGGGGAAGGTTCAGCTGATGTGGTTTTTCACAATGAAGATGCAGGACCTAGTGATGTACAAGTACACAATGACGACCCAGCAGCAGCAGATGTACAAGTACAGAACGATGATGAAGGTGCACCACATGATTCTGGAGTAGACAATGAAGAAGGCGGCGCACCGAGTGAAGATGATGAGGCCAGTAATTTGATTAAATCCCTAATCAGAGGTGAAATACGAGGAGAGATCGGTGATGAAGACGAGCCGAACGAGCAAGCCAAGGTCTTCTTCAAGTTACTACAGGAGGCAAAAAAGGAATTATATCCAGGTTGCGAAGATGGTACAAAGATATCTTTTATTGTGGAACTTTTCCAG gaatatgagaagctggATATATGCCCCAAATGTAAAGCATCTAGGTGGAAAATAGATGACCGTGGTGATGGCCATGTGAACGATGGTCATGATAAGAAACGTCGTCGTGTCCCAGTCAAAATCCTTCGGTACTTCCCTCTCACACCTCGGCTACAcagattgtacatgtcagagAGCACGTCATCAGAAATGCGTTGGCATGAGGAAGGAAGAATAGATGATGGCAAACTACGTCATCCTGCTGACTCCAGGGCATGGAAGCACGTGGACAATATGTTTCCACGATTTAAAGAAGCTCGTAACGTTCGACTGGGTCTTGCTTCTGATGGCTTCAACCCATTTGGTATGCAAAATGTTACTTACAGTTGTTGGCCTGTTATCCTAATACCTTACAATTTGCCTCCTTGGTTGTATGAGAAACAATCTTATTGGATCATGTCGATGTTGATACCTGGCAAGAAAACTCCCGGAATGAATATTGATGTTTACTTGAGGCCCCTCATTGATGAGTTGAAGGCGCTGTGGAATACTGGTGTTAATTGTAGGGATGTAAAGGCAAAGGAAAACTTTACACTCCGTGCTATGCTACTTTGGACAATCAATGACTtccctgcatatgcgatgctttctgGTTGGAGCACAAAAGGAAAATTTGCATGTCCTTACTGTCACAAGGATACAGATTATTTGTGGTTGAAACATGGGAAGAAGTTCTGCTACATGGGACATCGTCGGTTTTTGCCCTTAGACCATCCATGGCGCATGAACAAGATGAGCTTCAACAATGAAGAGGAAACCAGAGAGGCTCCAGTTCCACTGTCTGGTCAAGATGTATTAGACCAATATGCAACTTTTCATCCAACGGGATTTGGAAAGGACATATCAAAAAAGAGGAAGCGTGATGAAGACGCAAGATGGCacaattggaggaagaagagtattTTTTTTGAGCTCCCCTACTGGTCTTCTTTGCTCATAAGGCATAATTTGGACGTGATGCATATTGAGAAAAACATATGCGAGAGCATATTAGGGACTTTGCTTGAAATTGAAGGGAAATGTAAGGACAGCGAGAATGCCCGCCTTGACATGGAACATCTTGGGATCAGGCAAGATCAGCATCCTGTGATTGATGATGACACGTACACCTTGCCAGCAGCGTTGTACTCTctagacaaggatgacaagaggaTTTTATGCCAATTtcttcaaggagtgaagatgcctGATGGGTTCTGCTCCAATTTAAAGAGATGTGTTGACGATAAAACATGTAAGGTGTCTGGACTCAAAACTCATGACTACCATATTATTCTACAAAAACTATTGCCCTTAGTCATTAGAAGGATTTTGCCAGAAGATGTTGCCAGGCCATTGATTGAGCTCAGTAGGTTCTTCAGTGCACTTTGTTCAAATGAGTTGGTGCCAGCAGATCTTGACAAACTAGACAGTTCAATTAAAGAGACTCTTTGTCAGCTTGAGATG TTGAAGAGGCTAAACTAG
- the LOC136521266 gene encoding probable cadmium/zinc-transporting ATPase HMA1, chloroplastic isoform X2 produces the protein MQFLSASASVSSPVTPSAHLLRLSRPPPFPHLRRRCSPPRPLALTPRPPLLIASRPSLLFTPRAHGGHGHGDGHHHHHHQHGHDHHHHHGHGHGRHEVDVHGGGGGAAVMRVARAIGWADVADALREHLQACCISLGLLLIAAACPHVALLNSVGRLQAALIAVAFPLVGVSAALDALVNIADGRINIHVLMALAAFASIFMGNALEGGLLLAMFNLAHIAEEYFTSKSMFDVRELKENHPEFALLLETSGEEPVQFSNLSYTKVPVHDLEVGSHILVRAGEVTKSWEDSTLNRIVQLTEEGQLNKPKLQRWLDEFGEYYSRVVVALSLGVALLGPLLFKWPFFGNSVCRGSIYRGLGLMVAASPCALAVAPLAYATAISSLASKGILLKGGHVLDALSSCQSIAFDKTGTLTTGKLMCKAIEPIHGHLGVKNGHSNPSCCTPNCESEALAVAAAMEKGTTHPIGRAVLDHSVGKELPVVAVESFECLPGRGVAATLSGVKVRQNENELSEASIGSVDYISSLYRSNGESEQIRAAAKSSAYGPEFVQAALSVDKKVTLFHFEDEPRSGVCEVISTLREKAKLRIMMLTGDHESSAHRVAKSVCIEEVHFSLKPEDKLNKVKAVSREGGGGLIMVGDGINDAPALAAATVGMVLAQRASATAVAVADVLLLQDNICGVPFCIAKAHQTTSLVKQSVALALTCIVFAALPSVLGFLPLWLTVLLHEGGTLLVCLNSIRALNAPTWSLVDDIRQLVDGLRNYLSSKFNSSSSNYVANTVPL, from the exons ATGCAATTCCTCAGCGCCTCCGCCTCAGTCTCCTCGCCGGTGACGCCGTCGGCGCACCTCCTCCGCCTCTCGCGGCCCCCGCCGTTCCCGCacctccgccgccgctgctccccgCCCAGACCCCTCGCGCTGACGCCCCGACCGCCGCTCCTCATCGCCTCGCGCCCGTCCCTGCTCTTCACCCCACGCGCGCAcggcggccacggccacggcgacggccaccaccaccatcaccatcagcacggccatgaccaccatcaccaccacggccacggccatggtCGCCACGAGGTGGACGTGCACGGGGGAGGCGGGGGCGCGGCGGTCATGCGGGTGGCGCGGGCGATCGGCTGGGCCGACGTCGCCGACGCGCTGCGGGAGCACCTCCAGGCCTGCTGCATCTccctcggcctcctcctcatcgccGCTGCCTGCCCGCACGTCGCGCTGCTCAACTCAGTCGGTCGCCTGCAGGCCGCGCTCATCGCCGTCGCCTTCCCTCTCGTCGGG GTGTCTGCAGCGCTTGATGCTCTTGTAAATATTGCCGACGGTAGAATAAATATCCATGTTCTCATGGCTCTTGCAGCATTTGCTTCTATATTTATGGGAAATGCATTGGAGGGTGGCCTGCTTCTTGCAATGTTTAACTTGGCTCATATTG CTGAAGAGTATTTTACAAGTAAGTCAATGTTTGACGTGAGGGAACTGAAGGAAAATCACCCGGAATTTGCTCTGCTGTTAGAAACAAGTGGAGAAGAACCTGTACAGTTTTCAAATCTAAGTTACACCAAGGTTCCTGTGCATGATCTTGAAGTGGGTTCTCATATCTTGGTTAGAGCTGGCGAG GTGACCAAGTCATGGGAGGATTCAACGCTCAACAGAATTGTCCAATTGACTGAAGAGGGCCAGCTAAACAAGCCAAAGTTGCAAAGATGGCTTGATGAGTTTGGAGAGTACTATAGCAGAGTTGTGGTAGCCCTTTCTTTGGGTGTTGCACTTTTGGGACCATTACTTTTTAAGTGGCCTTTTTTTGGTAACTCAG TCTGTAGGGGTTCAATTTACCGTGGTTTAGGACTTATGGTGGCTGCATCTCCCTGTGCATTGGCTGTAGCTCCATTGGCATATGCAACTGCAATCAGTTCTCTTGCTAGTAAG GGAATTTTGTTGAAAGGTGGTCATGTCTTGGATGCTCTTTCGTCTTGTCAGTCTATTGCTTTTGATAAGACAGGCACATTAACAACTGGGAAGCTTATGTGCAAAGCAATCGAGCCTATCCATGGACATTTGGGTGTGAAAAATGGTCATAGTAATCCTTCTTGCTGCACTCCAAACTGTGAAAGTGAGGCACTAGCTGTTGCTGCAGCCATGGAGAAAGGAACAACACATCCTATCGGAAG GGCTGTTTTAGACCACTCTGTTGGAAAGGAGCTTCCAGTGGTTGCTGTAGAAAGTTTTGAATGCCTACCTGGTAGGGGAGTTGCTGCTACTTTGAGTGGGGTGAAG GTAAGACAAAATGAAAATGAGCTATCCGAGGCATCTATCGGTTCTGTGGACTATATTTCTTCACTATATAGATCCAATGGTGAATCAGAGCAAATAAGAGCAGCAGCAAAAAGTTCTGCATATGGGCCTGAATTTGTCCAAGCTGCTCTATCTGTTGACAAAAAA GTAACTCTTTTTCACTTTGAGGATGAACCCCGCTCTGGTGTTTGTGAAGTTATATCTACCTTAAGAGAGAAAGCTAAACTTCGCATTATGATGCTTACTGGAGACCATGAATCAAGTGCCCATAGAGTTGCTAAATCTGTTTGTATTGAAGAAGTCCACTTCTCTTTAAAGCCAGAGGATAAATTAAATAAAGTAAAAGCAGTTTCAAGGGAAGGAG GTGGAGGTTTAATAATGGTTGGTGATGGTATAAATGATGCACCAGCTCTTGCAGCCGCAACAGTTGGAATGGTTCTAGCCCAACGTGCCAGTGCAACTGCAGTGGCTGTTGCAGATGTTCTGTTGTTGCAGGATAATATTTGCGGGGTGCCATTTTGCATTGCTAAGGCTCATCAAACAACTTCATTG GTCAAACAAAGTGTAGCTCTGGCCTTAACTTGTATTGTTTTTGCTGCGCTTCCTTCTGTCCTGGGATTTCTTCCTCTTTGGTTGACT GTACTTCTTCATGAAGGAGGAACCCTTCTAGTGTGCTTGAACTCGATACGAGCCCTGAACGCTCCGACATGGTCCTTGGTAGATGACATCCGGCAGCTCGTTGATGGCTTGAGGAATTATTTATCATCCAAGTTCAACAGCTCTTCCTCAAACTACGTCGCAAACACTGTACCCTTGTAG